A genomic window from Camarhynchus parvulus chromosome 27, STF_HiC, whole genome shotgun sequence includes:
- the ATXN7L3 gene encoding ataxin-7-like protein 3 isoform X1: MKMEDMSLSGLDNSKLEAIAHEIYTELVEDACLGLCFEVHRAVKCGYFFLDDTDPDSMKDFEIVDQPGVDIFGQVYNQWKNKECVCPNCSRSIAASRFAPHLEKCLGMGRNSSRIANRRIASSNNLNKSESDQEDNDDINDNDWSYGSEKKAKKRKSDKVRGAGKGGGRGEDTGHSNTPLSLQNPNSPRRSKSLKHKNGEIGGNPDPFKYSNSAGINYETLGPEELRTLLTTQCGVISEHTKKMCTRSLRCPQHTDEQRRAVRVYLLGPSASLPEAEGGVENDSFEVAESQALMSRLQWDGSSDISPSDSASSKASTNNSESRKTKKKKPHLGLVSGAPGLGSSKKKKPKPPAPHTPSIYDDINN, from the exons ATGAAAATGGAGGATATGTCTTTGTCTGGCCTGGATAACAGCAAACTGGAG GCCATCGCACACGAGATCTACACGGAGCTGGTGGAGGAtgcctgcctggggctgtgcttcGAGGTGCACCGGGCTGTCAAGTGCGGCTACTTCTTCCTGGATGACACGGACCCCGACAGCATGAAGGACTTTG AGATCGTGGACCAGCCGGGCGTGGACATCTTCGGGCAGGTGTACAACCAGTGGAAGAACAAGGAGTGCGTGTGCCCCAACTGCAGCCGCAGCATCGCCGCCTCGCGCTTCGCCCCACACCTGGAGAAGTGCCTGGGCATGGGCCGCAACAGCAGCCGCATCGCCAACCGCag GATCGCGAGCAGCAACAACCTGAACAAGTCAGAGAGTGACCAGGAGGACAACGATGACATCAATGACAATGACTGGTCCTATGGCTCTGAGAAGaaag CAAAGAAGAGGAAGTCGGATAAGGTGAGGGGTGCAGGGAAGGGTGGGGGGCGCGGGGAGGACACAGGACACTCCAACACCCCCCTCTCGTTGCAGAACCCCAACTCGCCCCGCAGGTCCAAGTCCCTGAAACACAAAAATG gcGAGATTGGCGGGAACCCCGATCCCTTCAAG TACAGCAACTCAGCTGGCATCAACTACGAGACGCTGGGCCCCGAGGAGCTGCGGACGCTGCTCACCACg caatGCGGGGTCATCTCCGAACACACCAAGAAGATGTGCACCAG GTCCCTGCGGTGTCCCCAGCACACGGATGAGCAGCGCAGGGCAGTCCGGGTTTACCTCCTCGGGCCCTCCGC GTCCCTGCCCGAGGCCGAGGGCGGCGTGGAGAACGACAGCTTCGAGGTGGCCGAGAGCCAGGCCCTGATGAGCCGCCTGCAGTGGGACGGCTCCTCCGACATCTCCCCCTCCGACTCAGCCTCCTCCAAAGCCA GTACAAACAACTCCGAGTCCCGCaagaccaagaagaagaagcctcacctggggctggtgagCGGCGCCCCAGGGCTCGGCTCCAGCAAGAAGAAGAAGCCCAAGCCCCCCgccccccacacccccagcaTCTACGACGACATCAACAACTGA
- the ATXN7L3 gene encoding ataxin-7-like protein 3 isoform X2 has protein sequence MKMEDMSLSGLDNSKLEAIAHEIYTELVEDACLGLCFEVHRAVKCGYFFLDDTDPDSMKDFEIVDQPGVDIFGQVYNQWKNKECVCPNCSRSIAASRFAPHLEKCLGMGRNSSRIANRRIASSNNLNKSESDQEDNDDINDNDWSYGSEKKAKKRKSDKNPNSPRRSKSLKHKNGEIGGNPDPFKYSNSAGINYETLGPEELRTLLTTQCGVISEHTKKMCTRSLRCPQHTDEQRRAVRVYLLGPSASLPEAEGGVENDSFEVAESQALMSRLQWDGSSDISPSDSASSKASTNNSESRKTKKKKPHLGLVSGAPGLGSSKKKKPKPPAPHTPSIYDDINN, from the exons ATGAAAATGGAGGATATGTCTTTGTCTGGCCTGGATAACAGCAAACTGGAG GCCATCGCACACGAGATCTACACGGAGCTGGTGGAGGAtgcctgcctggggctgtgcttcGAGGTGCACCGGGCTGTCAAGTGCGGCTACTTCTTCCTGGATGACACGGACCCCGACAGCATGAAGGACTTTG AGATCGTGGACCAGCCGGGCGTGGACATCTTCGGGCAGGTGTACAACCAGTGGAAGAACAAGGAGTGCGTGTGCCCCAACTGCAGCCGCAGCATCGCCGCCTCGCGCTTCGCCCCACACCTGGAGAAGTGCCTGGGCATGGGCCGCAACAGCAGCCGCATCGCCAACCGCag GATCGCGAGCAGCAACAACCTGAACAAGTCAGAGAGTGACCAGGAGGACAACGATGACATCAATGACAATGACTGGTCCTATGGCTCTGAGAAGaaag CAAAGAAGAGGAAGTCGGATAAG AACCCCAACTCGCCCCGCAGGTCCAAGTCCCTGAAACACAAAAATG gcGAGATTGGCGGGAACCCCGATCCCTTCAAG TACAGCAACTCAGCTGGCATCAACTACGAGACGCTGGGCCCCGAGGAGCTGCGGACGCTGCTCACCACg caatGCGGGGTCATCTCCGAACACACCAAGAAGATGTGCACCAG GTCCCTGCGGTGTCCCCAGCACACGGATGAGCAGCGCAGGGCAGTCCGGGTTTACCTCCTCGGGCCCTCCGC GTCCCTGCCCGAGGCCGAGGGCGGCGTGGAGAACGACAGCTTCGAGGTGGCCGAGAGCCAGGCCCTGATGAGCCGCCTGCAGTGGGACGGCTCCTCCGACATCTCCCCCTCCGACTCAGCCTCCTCCAAAGCCA GTACAAACAACTCCGAGTCCCGCaagaccaagaagaagaagcctcacctggggctggtgagCGGCGCCCCAGGGCTCGGCTCCAGCAAGAAGAAGAAGCCCAAGCCCCCCgccccccacacccccagcaTCTACGACGACATCAACAACTGA
- the TMUB2 gene encoding LOW QUALITY PROTEIN: transmembrane and ubiquitin-like domain-containing protein 2 (The sequence of the model RefSeq protein was modified relative to this genomic sequence to represent the inferred CDS: inserted 1 base in 1 codon): MEPPAAPLIPGVGDEVTLVAGVAVLALALVLAWLSTYVAEGSGQLLGTGDAAVIRLGPLPPYAGTAGAAEAPEPPGIPESAEEKAEEEAGAAARADSGSGPGAGGEQLPDAEPGAPGAAGDVCPGLIKIRLKFLNDTEEVAVARPEDTVGILKSKYFPGQESQMKLIYRGQLLQDQARTLRSLRITDNCVIHCHRSRGPGAYPPPCPXPGPAGPAAPALPLGGGTLMVPTVMVVLALGWYFRINYRQLFTAPATVSLIGVTVLVTFLAFGVYGQAG; encoded by the exons ATGGAGCCCCCGGCCGCCCCGCTCATCCCGGGCGTTGGGGACGAGGTGACGCTGGTGGCCGGGGTGGCCGTGCTGGCGCTGGCGCTGGTGCTGGCCTGGCTGTCCACGTACGTGGCCGAGGGCAGcgggcagctcctgggcaccgGGGACGCGGCCGTCATCCGCCTCGGGCCCCTCCCGCCCTACGCGGGAACGGCGGGGGCGGCCGAggccccggagccccccgggatCCCCGAGAGCGCGGAGGAGAAAGCGGAGGAGGaagcgggggcggcggcgcgggcggacagcgggagcggccccggtgCCGGCGGGGAGCAGCTGCCGGACGCCGAGCCCGGAGCCCCCGGGGCGGCAGGGGATGTGTGTCCCGGCCTCATCAAGATCCGCCTCAAGTTCCTCAACGACACCGAGGAGGTGGCGGTGGCCCGGCCCGAGGACACCGTGGGGATTCTCAAGAG CAAATACTTCCCGGGCCAGGAGAGCCAGATGAAGCTCATCTACCgcgggcagctgctgcaggaccagGCGCGGACGCTGCGCTCGCTGCGCATCACCGACAACTGTGTCATCCACTGCCACCGCTCGCGGGGGCCCGGCGCGTACCCCCCGCCCTGcc agcccggccccgccggccccgcggccccggcgctgccgctgGGCGGGGGGACGCTCATGGTGCCCACGGTGATGGTGGTGCTGGCGCTGGGCTGGTATTTCCGCATCAACTACCGGCAGCTCTTCACGGCACCGGCCACCGTGTCGCTGATCGGTGTCACCGTGCTGGTCACCTTCCTGGCCTTCGGGGTGTACGGACAGGCGGGGTGA
- the ASB16 gene encoding LOW QUALITY PROTEIN: ankyrin repeat and SOCS box protein 16 (The sequence of the model RefSeq protein was modified relative to this genomic sequence to represent the inferred CDS: inserted 1 base in 1 codon), with product MAHESFAFSPSALRSLRLQRELLERDDRRRALARGWTERRLLPGTPPSPPRRRQFCRDPAVHNALYAGDLRRVQSIFRDEATANVVLETVSEELVWSPEQGLWVLSPRRQHTSALRIAAARGYEDCARHLLLRGAAVDAVVGGRAPLHDSAAAPHPNCARLLLAFGADPNVLSADGSAPLHLCTAPQSLRCAELLLAHGAQVNLGTRDRQVTALHVAARQGLLAHVELYLHHGADPSLRTHQGETPLNAAAAGPEDAERFLRVAAAAGGGAARAXGRKGHTPLHNACANGHPAMARLLLRHGADAAIPNGAGDTPMDCALRAVREYRQQRPEETLTLLLDHGALPAHPKMLRLCCQHPPALEVMLNAYDRVPPADGWVEAVPPELWEEHQEFYASAVRMAGRPRRLQHLARVAIRRHLGARCRAAVPRLALPPPLRRYLQLPIEGLIS from the exons ATGGCCCACGAGTCGTTCGCCTTCAGCCCCTCGGCGCTGCGCTCGCTGCGGCTGCAgcgggagctgctggagcgGGACGATCGGCGCCGGGCGCTGGCCCGGGGCTGGACCGAGCGCCGCCTCCTGCCCGGgacccccccgagccccccccgGCGGCGCCAGTTCTGCCGCGACCCCGCCGTGCACAACGCGCTCTACGCCGGGGACCTGCGCCGCGTCCAGAGCATCTTCAGGGACGAGGCCACTGCCAATGTGGTGCTGGAGACGGTCAGCGAGGAGCTGGTGTGGTCACCGGAGCAGG ggctgtgggtgctgagccCCCGCCGGCAGCACACCTCCGCCCTGCGCATCGCCGCCGCCCGCGGCTACGAGGACTGTGCCCGGCACCTGCTGCTGCGGGGCGCGGCCGTGGACGCCGTGGTGGGAGGCAGAGCCCCCCTGCACGACAGCGCGGCCGCCCCCCACCCCAACTGCGCCCGCCTGCTCCTGGCCTTCGGCGCCGACCCCAACGTGCTGAGCGCCGACGGCTCGGCCCCGCTGCACCTCTGCACCGCGCCTCAGAGCCTCAG GTGCgcggagctgctgctggcacacgGCGCGCAGGTGAACCTGGGCACCCGTGACCGGCAGGTGACAGCCCTGCACGTGGCGGCGcgccaggggctgctggcccaCGTGGAGCTCTACCTGCACCACGGCGCCGACCCCTCCCTGCGCACCCACCAGGGCGAGACCCCCCTGaacgcggcggcggcgggcccCGAGGACGCCGAGCGCTTCCTGCGCGTGGCGGCGGCTGCTGGCGGCGGCGCAGCCCGGG GCGGGCGCAAGGGCCACACGCCGCTGCACAACGCCTGTGCCAACGGGCACCCCGCCATGGCCCGGCTGCTGCTGCGCCACGGCGCCGACGCCGCCATCCCCAACGGCGCCGGGGACACCCCCATGGACTGCGCCCTGCGCGCCGTGCGTGAGTACCGCCAGCAGCGCCCCGAGGAgaccctcaccctgctgctggaCCACGGAGCCCTCCCCGCGCACCCCAAG atgctcaggctgtgctgccagcacccgCCGGCGCTGGAGGTGATGCTCAACGCCTACGACCGCGTGCCCCCCGCCGACGGCTGGGTGGAAGCCGTGCCCCCCGAGCTCTGGGAG GAGCACCAGGAGTTCTATGCCTCGGCAGTGCGCATGGCGGGACGGCCGCGGcggctgcagcacctggcacgTGTGGCCATCCGGCGTCACCTGGGCGCCCGCTGCCGCgccgctgtccccaggctggcactgccacccccacTGCGCCGCTACCTCCAGCTGCCCATCGAGGGTCTCATCTCCTGA